A genomic stretch from Marinobacter fonticola includes:
- a CDS encoding HU family DNA-binding protein — MRKPELASAIAEQTGLTKDKASEVITAFTDQIQAATAKGQDVSLIGFGTFSVRKREARTGRNPQTGATMKIPASKTVGFKAGKALKDAVAK, encoded by the coding sequence ATGCGCAAACCCGAACTTGCCAGTGCAATCGCAGAGCAGACCGGTCTGACCAAGGACAAAGCGAGTGAAGTGATTACGGCGTTTACCGACCAGATTCAGGCGGCGACCGCCAAGGGCCAAGACGTATCACTGATCGGTTTCGGTACCTTCAGTGTTCGCAAGCGCGAGGCCCGCACCGGCCGCAACCCGCAAACCGGCGCGACCATGAAGATTCCTGCGAGCAAGACCGTCGGCTTCAAGGCTGGCAAGGCGCTGAAAGACGCAGTCGCCAAGTAA
- a CDS encoding putative solute-binding protein — protein MLSKSFAHRFSGAVLFLSLALAGAAGAQENVQEQEFLKRSFCIFDPVGANGPLFAIAKTFKPVALREGIELDLRAYTDEKIAAEDFKAGQCDAVLLTGTRAREFNKFTGSLEAMGAIPGEQEMRLLFNTLSQPKAKPLLTNERYEVAGIFPGGAVYLFTRDRNIDTVEELQGKKIATLDYDTASLTMVRHVGASVVGANSASFAGKFNNGSVDIAYAPAVAYTPLELYKGVRPRGGVFKYAVAYMNFQVILHRDRFPDNAGQMVRDEAINRIEEAYQIIAQAEAEIPEETWMHPPQEDIREYDQMLREVRLSLLEDGVYDERAIRLMKAIRCRVDGARAECASS, from the coding sequence ATGTTGAGCAAGTCTTTCGCGCATCGTTTCTCAGGTGCTGTGCTTTTCCTCAGCTTGGCGCTGGCCGGCGCCGCCGGGGCCCAGGAAAATGTGCAGGAACAGGAATTCCTCAAGCGCAGTTTCTGTATCTTCGATCCGGTCGGTGCGAACGGCCCCCTGTTCGCCATTGCCAAGACCTTCAAGCCCGTCGCCCTGCGCGAGGGTATTGAACTGGACCTGCGTGCCTACACCGATGAAAAAATAGCGGCGGAAGACTTCAAGGCGGGGCAGTGTGACGCTGTCCTGTTAACGGGCACGCGCGCCCGGGAATTCAACAAGTTTACCGGCAGCCTGGAAGCCATGGGCGCTATCCCCGGCGAACAGGAAATGCGACTGCTATTCAATACCTTGAGCCAGCCCAAGGCCAAGCCCCTGCTCACCAACGAGCGCTACGAAGTGGCCGGTATCTTTCCCGGCGGCGCCGTCTATCTGTTCACCCGGGACCGCAACATCGACACCGTGGAAGAGCTGCAGGGCAAGAAAATTGCCACGCTCGACTACGATACAGCCTCGCTGACCATGGTGCGTCACGTCGGCGCCTCCGTGGTGGGGGCGAACTCAGCCAGCTTCGCCGGTAAATTTAACAACGGCTCGGTGGACATCGCCTATGCGCCAGCCGTGGCCTATACCCCGCTGGAACTCTACAAGGGCGTACGGCCGAGGGGCGGTGTCTTCAAGTATGCGGTGGCCTACATGAACTTCCAGGTGATCCTGCATCGTGACCGCTTTCCGGATAACGCCGGCCAAATGGTGCGCGACGAGGCGATTAATCGCATCGAAGAAGCCTACCAGATCATCGCTCAGGCTGAGGCCGAAATCCCCGAAGAGACTTGGATGCATCCGCCCCAGGAAGATATTCGTGAGTACGATCAGATGCTCCGCGAGGTTCGTTTGTCGTTGTTGGAAGACGGTGTCTACGACGAGCGGGCGATTCGGCTGATGAAGGCGATCCGCTGCCGGGTCGACGGGGCTCGCGCCGAATGCGCATCGAGTTGA
- a CDS encoding dihydroorotase produces the protein MSHPSLRIEHGRVIDPVAGLDAVQSLLIRDGKIAATGAEADAAHADAVLDAAGGLIAPGFIDLYCNLREPGNGQKGSIASETRAAVRGGYTTVCAAPDTSPVNDSSAITHLIRDVAERDAPIRVLPLGAATKNLAGELLSDMVGLSHAGCVAFSNGPAPLVNARVLRRCMAYAKTFGMTLMLHPQNRSLAADGFAHDGLVTARLGLLGIPEVAETASVMELILLAEETGVRLHLSQLSCARSVEMVGDARARGVAVTADVAMHHLVLTEEALAGFDSRFHVEPPLRSEGDRKGLIEGVRAGVIDAIVSQHQPHDPAAKNAPLGDTEPGLSSIESVLSLGLGLVERDELDLVSLVRALTAGPAGVLGLTPTGFSAGQVADLCWIDTHAIWTPGAQSLFSVGKHAPILGEPLKGLVNRVWCAGEQVYTRQD, from the coding sequence ATGAGTCATCCCTCCTTGAGAATCGAGCATGGCCGGGTGATCGATCCGGTCGCGGGTCTAGATGCGGTGCAGTCCTTGCTAATCCGCGATGGCAAGATCGCCGCCACCGGAGCCGAAGCGGATGCCGCTCATGCCGATGCCGTGCTGGATGCCGCCGGGGGATTGATCGCTCCCGGTTTTATCGATCTTTATTGCAACCTGCGCGAGCCCGGCAATGGTCAGAAGGGCTCCATCGCCAGTGAAACCCGGGCGGCGGTCCGGGGCGGGTACACCACCGTCTGCGCGGCGCCGGACACCTCACCGGTGAATGACTCCAGCGCGATTACCCATCTGATTCGCGATGTGGCCGAGCGTGATGCACCGATCCGAGTGCTACCGCTCGGCGCGGCCACCAAAAACCTGGCGGGTGAGCTGCTGAGCGACATGGTGGGGCTCTCTCACGCTGGATGCGTGGCCTTCAGCAATGGCCCGGCGCCTCTGGTCAATGCCCGGGTTCTACGCCGTTGCATGGCCTACGCCAAGACCTTCGGCATGACCCTGATGCTGCATCCCCAGAACCGGTCGCTGGCTGCCGATGGTTTCGCCCACGACGGTCTGGTCACCGCGCGGCTGGGGCTGTTAGGTATTCCCGAAGTGGCGGAAACGGCGTCGGTGATGGAACTGATCCTGCTGGCAGAAGAAACCGGTGTGCGCCTGCACCTGAGCCAGCTCTCCTGCGCTCGCAGTGTGGAGATGGTAGGCGACGCCCGCGCGCGTGGTGTTGCTGTCACCGCGGACGTGGCGATGCACCACTTGGTGCTGACCGAGGAGGCGCTGGCCGGTTTCGATAGCCGCTTCCACGTAGAGCCGCCATTGCGCTCGGAAGGCGACCGGAAGGGATTGATCGAAGGCGTACGTGCCGGCGTGATCGATGCTATTGTCAGCCAGCACCAGCCCCATGATCCCGCTGCCAAGAATGCCCCGCTGGGCGACACCGAGCCGGGTTTGTCGAGCATCGAAAGCGTGCTCTCCCTGGGCCTGGGGCTGGTCGAGCGCGACGAGCTGGATCTGGTCTCTTTGGTGCGCGCCTTGACCGCTGGCCCCGCTGGAGTACTGGGCCTGACGCCGACCGGGTTCAGTGCGGGGCAGGTGGCCGATCTGTGTTGGATCGATACCCATGCCATCTGGACGCCAGGCGCGCAGTCCTTGTTCTCGGTGGGCAAACATGCCCCCATCCTGGGTGAACCGCTGAAGGGTCTGGTTAACCGGGTCTGGTGTGCCGGTGAGCAGGTGTATACCCGTCAGGACTGA
- a CDS encoding aspartate carbamoyltransferase catalytic subunit, with translation MMTTDASARALQLNAEGQLRHFLTIDGLDRPLLTQILDTADSFIEVGERRIKKVPLLRGRTVVNLFFESSTRTRSTFELAAKRLSADVLNLDISTSATSKGESLSDTLLNLEAMASDMFVVRHSRSGAPHFIAQSVTPGVAIINAGDGRHAHPTQAMLDMLTIRQKKQRFEGLKVAIVGDVLHSRVARSQIRALNTLGADEVRVVGPSTLLPREVESLGCKVCYDMRSGLKDIDVIIMLRLQRERMEGALLPSEREFYKVYGLNTDKLAYAKPEAIVMHPGPINRGVEIESAVADGPQSVILNQVTNGIAIRMAVMSMAMSGQRAQQGLETGVNA, from the coding sequence ATGATGACCACCGACGCCTCCGCCCGCGCTTTGCAACTGAATGCCGAAGGCCAGTTGCGCCACTTTTTGACGATCGACGGCTTGGACCGTCCGTTACTGACGCAGATCCTCGATACCGCCGATTCTTTCATCGAAGTCGGCGAGCGCCGTATCAAAAAAGTGCCCCTGCTGAGAGGGCGGACGGTCGTCAATCTGTTCTTCGAATCCAGTACTCGCACCCGCAGCACCTTCGAACTGGCCGCCAAACGTCTCTCCGCCGACGTGCTCAATTTGGACATCAGCACATCGGCTACGTCCAAGGGCGAGTCCCTGTCCGACACCCTGCTCAACCTTGAAGCCATGGCCAGCGATATGTTTGTGGTGCGCCATTCCCGTAGCGGTGCGCCCCACTTTATCGCTCAGTCGGTGACCCCCGGCGTAGCCATTATCAACGCCGGCGATGGTCGCCACGCCCACCCGACCCAAGCGATGCTGGATATGCTGACCATTCGTCAGAAAAAGCAGCGTTTCGAGGGCCTGAAAGTCGCGATCGTCGGAGATGTCCTGCATTCACGGGTGGCCCGGTCGCAGATTCGCGCGTTGAACACGCTGGGTGCGGATGAGGTCCGGGTGGTCGGCCCAAGTACATTGCTGCCGCGAGAGGTGGAGAGCCTGGGCTGTAAGGTGTGCTACGACATGCGCTCGGGTCTGAAAGATATCGATGTCATTATTATGTTGCGCTTGCAGCGTGAGCGGATGGAGGGCGCGTTGCTGCCCAGCGAGCGCGAGTTCTACAAGGTATACGGTCTGAATACCGATAAGCTGGCCTACGCCAAGCCGGAGGCTATCGTCATGCACCCCGGACCAATCAACCGCGGCGTGGAAATCGAGTCCGCGGTGGCCGACGGCCCGCAATCGGTGATTCTCAATCAGGTCACCAATGGCATCGCGATTCGTATGGCGGTCATGTCCATGGCCATGAGCGGCCAACGGGCCCAACAGGGACTGGAAACAGGGGTGAACGCATGA
- the pyrR gene encoding bifunctional pyr operon transcriptional regulator/uracil phosphoribosyltransferase PyrR, producing MTALLKVDALLDDLEQGLRDVLQARGIERPVLIGIRTGGVWLADILHKRLGLDEPFGELDISFYRDDFSRIGLNPKVRPSHLPFETEDRHIVLVDDVVMSGRTIRAAMNEIFDYGRPAGIVLAALIDLGARELPIQPDVVGQRLSLKANERVKLKGPDPLSVELRQADARPEGA from the coding sequence ATGACTGCATTGCTGAAGGTTGATGCGCTGCTGGATGACTTGGAACAAGGCCTGCGCGATGTACTCCAGGCGCGAGGCATCGAGCGCCCGGTTTTGATTGGTATCCGCACCGGCGGGGTCTGGCTGGCGGATATCCTGCACAAACGCCTGGGCCTGGATGAGCCTTTTGGCGAACTCGACATCTCATTCTATCGGGACGACTTTTCCCGTATCGGGCTGAATCCCAAGGTCCGGCCTTCCCACTTGCCTTTCGAAACCGAAGACCGGCACATCGTTCTGGTGGACGACGTCGTCATGAGCGGGCGGACCATTCGCGCCGCCATGAACGAGATTTTCGACTACGGCCGGCCGGCCGGCATCGTGCTGGCGGCACTGATCGATCTGGGCGCCCGGGAGCTGCCGATCCAACCGGACGTCGTGGGTCAGCGGCTTAGCCTGAAAGCAAACGAGCGGGTCAAACTCAAGGGACCGGATCCGCTCAGCGTGGAACTGCGTCAAGCCGACGCCAGGCCAGAAGGAGCTTGA
- the ruvX gene encoding Holliday junction resolvase RuvX: MPDSGLRRVMGFDFGTRRIGVAVGQELTGTAQPIAMLKARDGMPNWDEITTLVAEWQPKLFVVGLPLNMDGTESEMSLRARKFGKRLHGRYHHEVVMVDERLSSFEAKGEVLARGGSRNFGTHGVDDLAAVVILEGWFASGT, translated from the coding sequence ATGCCTGATAGTGGCTTGCGCCGGGTCATGGGCTTCGATTTCGGTACCCGCCGTATCGGCGTTGCCGTTGGCCAGGAACTCACCGGCACTGCCCAGCCGATCGCCATGCTCAAGGCCCGGGACGGTATGCCCAACTGGGACGAAATCACAACTCTGGTAGCGGAGTGGCAGCCGAAGCTGTTCGTCGTTGGCCTGCCGCTCAACATGGATGGCACCGAGAGCGAGATGAGCCTGCGCGCCCGTAAGTTTGGCAAGCGCCTGCATGGCCGTTATCACCACGAGGTCGTGATGGTCGACGAACGCCTGAGCAGCTTCGAGGCCAAAGGTGAAGTCCTGGCCCGCGGCGGCTCCCGGAATTTCGGCACGCACGGCGTGGATGACCTGGCAGCGGTGGTGATCTTGGAGGGCTGGTTCGCCTCGGGGACCTAA
- a CDS encoding YqgE/AlgH family protein: MTRSHTTTEDTLRNRLLVASPYLQDPGFHGAVIFVCEHNADGAMGLVINRPLDISVGEVLEQLDLDGEEINAPVYAGGPVQPERGFVLHRPFGDWQSSMAVTDQLTMTTSRDILEAIGCGEGPSEFLMALGYSGWSDGQLEEELSGSSWLVCPANHDLLFRVESDDRYAEVMRMMGIDLSQLTDTVGHA; this comes from the coding sequence ATGACCAGATCGCATACGACTACCGAAGACACACTGCGAAACCGCCTGCTGGTGGCTTCGCCCTACCTCCAAGACCCGGGCTTCCACGGGGCTGTTATTTTTGTGTGCGAGCACAACGCCGACGGCGCTATGGGGCTGGTCATCAACCGGCCACTGGACATCAGCGTCGGCGAAGTGCTCGAGCAGCTCGATCTGGACGGGGAAGAGATCAACGCGCCGGTCTATGCCGGCGGTCCGGTTCAGCCGGAACGGGGCTTCGTACTGCACCGGCCGTTCGGGGACTGGCAAAGCTCCATGGCGGTGACCGATCAGCTCACCATGACCACATCACGCGATATCCTCGAAGCCATCGGCTGTGGCGAAGGACCGTCTGAGTTCCTCATGGCGTTGGGCTACTCCGGCTGGTCCGATGGCCAGCTTGAGGAGGAACTTTCCGGCAGTAGCTGGCTGGTGTGTCCGGCCAATCATGACCTGCTGTTCCGGGTCGAAAGTGATGATCGCTACGCCGAGGTCATGCGCATGATGGGCATCGACCTGAGTCAGCTTACCGATACGGTGGGCCATGCCTGA
- a CDS encoding energy transducer TonB — MAVQVSDFDRFSFTLFMALALHAVVVLGISFAPDDPVPAAETLEITLSQFDDEDAPEDADFLAATSQKGSGTEEEKQDLTTTHQAPLQHSQVQQVQPEPVAQKKAEPEKQVAKEVVTTTAQTRPAAQAKPEDEPIEEAPDAQKKSLMQRSLEIASLEARLDQQQRAYAKKPRILRVTAASTLKSENAWYVQNWVSKVTKVGNLNYPPEARSSGIYGSLRMVVVIERDGSVKDVEILNSSGSKVLDDAAIRIVRLSAPFAPFPPEMREQADQLEIIRTWSFQRRGLTSG; from the coding sequence ATGGCTGTCCAGGTCAGTGATTTTGATCGTTTTTCCTTCACCCTTTTTATGGCGCTGGCCCTGCATGCGGTCGTGGTGCTAGGCATCTCGTTTGCGCCGGACGACCCGGTGCCAGCGGCTGAAACGCTGGAAATCACGCTGTCTCAGTTTGATGACGAGGACGCCCCCGAAGACGCAGATTTTCTCGCCGCCACCAGCCAGAAAGGCAGTGGTACCGAAGAAGAAAAGCAGGACCTGACCACCACGCATCAGGCGCCCTTGCAGCACAGTCAGGTGCAGCAGGTTCAGCCCGAGCCGGTAGCGCAGAAAAAAGCGGAGCCGGAGAAGCAGGTAGCCAAGGAGGTCGTAACCACGACGGCTCAGACTCGCCCTGCAGCGCAAGCGAAGCCCGAAGATGAGCCCATTGAGGAAGCGCCGGATGCCCAGAAGAAGAGCTTGATGCAGCGCAGTCTGGAGATCGCCAGCCTCGAGGCGCGTCTGGACCAGCAGCAGCGGGCTTACGCCAAGAAACCGCGCATCCTGCGGGTGACGGCAGCATCCACGCTGAAGTCGGAGAACGCCTGGTACGTGCAGAATTGGGTCAGTAAGGTGACCAAAGTCGGTAATCTGAACTATCCGCCGGAAGCACGAAGCTCCGGAATCTACGGCTCGTTGCGAATGGTGGTGGTGATCGAGAGGGATGGCAGCGTCAAGGACGTCGAGATTCTCAACTCCTCCGGTAGCAAGGTGCTGGACGATGCCGCTATCCGAATCGTGCGTTTGTCGGCGCCCTTTGCGCCCTTCCCGCCGGAAATGCGCGAGCAGGCAGACCAGCTTGAGATCATTCGCACCTGGTCGTTCCAGCGCCGGGGCCTGACCTCCGGTTGA
- the gshB gene encoding glutathione synthase produces MTIKLGIVMDPIQDLHYKKDTSLAMLWAAQNRGWDLIYMEQPDLFLDGGEARARVRELTVRMDPDDWYTFGDEFEMALGDLDVILMRKDPPVDREFMMATHILDSAADQGALVVNPPAALRDCNEKLFATRFIDCTPPLVVTRSSARLREFYARHGDVVMKPVDGMGGKSVFRVREGDANLGVIIETLTQDGEHQIMAQKFLPQIKAGDKRILLIDGEPIPYALARIPSQGENRGNLAAGGRGEGRPLTARDREICERIAPSLKAKGLIFVGIDVIGDYLTEINVTSPTCVRELDREFGIDISSQLLDAIETRL; encoded by the coding sequence TGCTTTGGGCTGCTCAAAATCGCGGCTGGGATCTGATCTACATGGAGCAGCCGGACCTGTTCCTCGACGGGGGTGAGGCCCGCGCCCGGGTGCGAGAACTGACGGTGCGGATGGATCCGGACGATTGGTATACCTTTGGCGACGAGTTCGAGATGGCGCTGGGCGACCTGGACGTGATCCTGATGCGCAAGGATCCGCCGGTAGACCGCGAATTCATGATGGCGACCCATATCCTCGACTCGGCAGCCGATCAGGGTGCGCTGGTGGTCAATCCCCCGGCGGCATTGCGTGACTGCAACGAAAAGCTGTTCGCCACTCGCTTCATCGACTGTACGCCGCCGCTGGTGGTGACCCGTTCGTCGGCGCGCCTGCGGGAATTTTATGCCCGCCACGGCGACGTGGTGATGAAACCGGTAGATGGCATGGGCGGAAAGTCCGTGTTCCGGGTGAGGGAGGGCGACGCCAACCTGGGGGTGATTATCGAGACGCTGACCCAAGACGGCGAGCACCAGATCATGGCGCAGAAGTTTCTACCGCAGATCAAAGCCGGCGACAAGCGCATCCTGTTGATCGACGGCGAGCCTATTCCCTATGCGCTGGCGAGAATTCCTTCTCAAGGTGAAAATCGCGGCAATCTGGCGGCTGGCGGTCGTGGCGAAGGGCGGCCGCTGACGGCGCGCGACCGGGAAATCTGCGAACGCATTGCTCCGTCTTTAAAGGCCAAAGGATTGATTTTTGTCGGTATCGACGTGATCGGCGACTATCTGACCGAAATCAACGTGACCAGCCCCACCTGCGTGCGGGAACTTGATCGGGAATTCGGAATCGATATCTCATCTCAGTTGCTGGATGCGATTGAGACGCGGCTCTAA